In Synechococcus sp. HK05, one DNA window encodes the following:
- the sixA gene encoding phosphohistidine phosphatase SixA has translation MAPRKRELLLLRHGIAEERMAGADDAQRALTPEGRERTVAQLRQLVELDLGCDLVLSSPLVRARQTAELAVQAGLAPELELAAALAPLADPLPLLERWLGAVSPRPAWRRLALVGHEPDLSTLAALLIGVPMALAPEALQLKKAGVALLQWPKPPQAGLLGSARLELLLPPRVLLGRRQMPPSGG, from the coding sequence ATGGCGCCGCGCAAACGGGAACTGTTGCTGTTGCGCCATGGCATCGCCGAGGAGCGGATGGCCGGTGCCGACGACGCTCAGCGCGCCCTCACGCCCGAAGGCCGTGAGCGCACCGTCGCCCAGCTGCGCCAGTTGGTGGAGCTGGATCTGGGTTGTGATCTCGTGCTGAGCAGCCCCTTGGTGCGGGCGCGCCAAACGGCTGAATTGGCCGTTCAGGCTGGACTGGCTCCGGAGCTGGAGTTGGCGGCGGCCTTGGCGCCCTTGGCGGATCCGCTGCCTCTGCTCGAGCGCTGGCTGGGGGCGGTGTCGCCCCGGCCGGCCTGGCGGCGCCTGGCGCTGGTTGGCCATGAGCCCGACCTCAGCACCTTGGCGGCGCTCCTGATCGGTGTGCCGATGGCCCTGGCTCCTGAAGCCCTGCAGCTCAAGAAGGCTGGTGTGGCGTTGTTGCAATGGCCCAAGCCGCCCCAGGCCGGCTTGCTTGGCAGTGCGCGGCTGGAGTTGCTGTTGCCGCCCCGAGTGCTGCTGGGTCGGCGCCAGATGCCCCCATCCGGTGGCTGA
- a CDS encoding citrate synthase, whose translation MKPTTPDYRPGLEGVPATQSSVCDIDGQRGRLTYRGYSVEELAQHSTFLETTYLLIWGELPTAAQLREFEHEVQMHRRVSFRIRDMMKCFPSQGHPMDALQSSAASLGLFYSRRALDNPEYIVSAVVRLIAKIPTMVAAFQLIRKGQDPIQPRDDLPYAANFLYMLTEREPDPLAARIFDACLILHAEHSLNASTFSARVTASTLTDPYAVVASAVGTLAGPLHGGANEDVLEMLDSIGTADQVEPWLDQAIAEKRKIMGFGHREYKVKDPRAVILQKLAEQLFDQFGHDPLYDLARKLEEAAAVRLGPKGIYPNVDFYSGLVYRKLGIPVDLFTPIFAIARTAGWLAHWKEQLGANRIYRPTQIYTGSTGRDWAPLEAR comes from the coding sequence TTGAAGCCAACCACCCCCGACTACCGCCCCGGCCTTGAGGGTGTACCGGCCACCCAGTCGTCGGTGTGCGACATCGATGGACAGCGGGGGCGCCTCACCTACCGCGGCTACAGCGTTGAGGAACTGGCTCAGCACAGCACCTTCCTCGAAACCACCTACCTGCTGATCTGGGGCGAGCTGCCCACCGCAGCGCAGTTGCGCGAGTTTGAGCACGAGGTGCAGATGCACCGGCGGGTGAGCTTCCGCATCCGCGACATGATGAAGTGCTTCCCCTCCCAGGGGCACCCGATGGATGCGCTGCAGAGCAGTGCAGCGTCGTTGGGGCTCTTTTATTCGCGGCGCGCTCTCGATAACCCCGAATACATCGTGTCGGCGGTGGTGCGCCTGATCGCCAAGATCCCCACGATGGTGGCGGCGTTCCAGCTGATCCGCAAAGGCCAGGATCCGATCCAGCCCCGCGACGATCTGCCCTACGCGGCCAACTTCCTCTACATGCTCACCGAGCGGGAGCCCGACCCGCTGGCGGCCCGCATCTTTGATGCCTGCCTGATCCTGCACGCTGAGCACAGCCTCAACGCCAGTACCTTCAGCGCCCGGGTGACAGCGAGCACCCTCACCGATCCCTATGCGGTGGTGGCGTCAGCCGTGGGCACGCTTGCGGGGCCCCTGCATGGCGGTGCCAACGAAGACGTGCTTGAGATGCTCGACAGCATCGGCACTGCCGATCAGGTGGAGCCCTGGCTGGATCAGGCCATCGCCGAGAAGCGCAAGATCATGGGCTTCGGGCACCGGGAATACAAGGTGAAGGATCCGCGCGCCGTGATCCTGCAGAAACTGGCCGAGCAGCTCTTTGATCAGTTTGGCCACGACCCCCTCTACGACCTGGCCCGCAAACTCGAGGAGGCCGCAGCCGTGCGGCTCGGCCCTAAGGGGATCTACCCCAACGTGGACTTCTATTCCGGCCTTGTGTACCGCAAGCTCGGCATCCCGGTGGATCTGTTCACCCCGATCTTTGCCATCGCTCGCACCGCCGGCTGGCTGGCCCACTGGAAGGAGCAGCTCGGCGCCAACCGCATCTACCGCCCCACGCAGATCTACACCGGTTCCACCGGTCGAGACTGGGCACCCCTAGAAGCCCGCTGA
- the nuoH gene encoding NADH-quinone oxidoreductase subunit NuoH has protein sequence MSAGLDLEASFTDLLQGLGLSPGAAHLLWLPLPMLLVLVAAVVGVLVNVWLERKISAAVQQRIGPEYAGALGILQPLADGLKLLFKEDIIPARADGLLFTLGPVLVLVPVILSWLVVPFGQNLLISNVGVGIFLWISLSSIQPIGLLMAGYASNNKYSLLGGLRAAAQSISYEIPLALAVLAVVMMSNSLSTVDIVDQQTGAGILSWNIWRQPVGFAIFWICALAECERLPFDLPEAEEELVAGYQTEYAGMKFALFYLGSYINLVLSALLVSVLYLGGWGFPLPVEWIVNLTGQSVDAPLVQVITATTGIVMTVLKAYLLVFFAILLRWTVPRVRIDQLLDLGWKFLLPIALVNLLVTAGLKLAFPAFFGG, from the coding sequence GTGAGCGCCGGCCTCGACCTGGAGGCCAGCTTCACCGACCTGTTGCAGGGTCTGGGCCTATCGCCGGGAGCAGCGCACCTGCTCTGGCTGCCCCTGCCGATGCTGCTGGTGCTGGTGGCCGCCGTGGTGGGCGTGCTCGTGAACGTGTGGCTGGAGCGCAAGATCTCCGCTGCGGTGCAGCAGCGCATCGGCCCCGAATACGCCGGTGCTCTCGGCATCCTTCAGCCCCTGGCCGACGGCCTCAAGCTGCTGTTCAAAGAAGACATCATTCCGGCCCGGGCCGATGGCCTGCTGTTCACGCTCGGCCCGGTGCTGGTGCTGGTGCCGGTGATCCTCAGCTGGCTGGTGGTGCCCTTCGGCCAGAACCTGCTGATCAGCAATGTGGGCGTGGGGATCTTCCTCTGGATCTCCCTCAGCAGCATCCAGCCCATCGGCCTGCTGATGGCTGGTTACGCCTCCAACAACAAATATTCCCTGCTGGGCGGTCTGCGCGCGGCGGCTCAGTCGATCTCCTACGAGATTCCCCTGGCTCTGGCGGTGCTGGCCGTGGTGATGATGAGCAACTCGCTCAGCACCGTCGACATCGTTGACCAACAGACCGGTGCCGGCATCCTCAGCTGGAATATCTGGCGTCAGCCCGTGGGCTTCGCCATCTTTTGGATCTGCGCCCTGGCGGAGTGCGAGCGCCTCCCCTTCGACCTTCCCGAGGCGGAAGAGGAGTTGGTGGCCGGCTATCAGACCGAATACGCCGGTATGAAGTTCGCCCTCTTCTATCTGGGCAGCTACATCAACCTGGTGCTCTCGGCGCTGCTGGTGTCGGTGCTCTACCTGGGCGGTTGGGGCTTCCCCCTGCCTGTGGAGTGGATCGTGAACCTCACGGGGCAGTCCGTTGATGCGCCATTGGTGCAGGTGATCACCGCCACCACCGGCATCGTGATGACCGTGCTGAAGGCCTACCTGCTGGTGTTCTTCGCGATCCTGCTGCGCTGGACCGTGCCCCGCGTGCGCATTGACCAGCTCCTGGATCTGGGTTGGAAGTTCCTGCTCCCGATCGCCCTGGTGAACCTGCTGGTCACCGCGGGCCTCAAGTTGGCGTTCCCCGCCTTCTTCGGCGGCTGA
- the ndhI gene encoding NAD(P)H-quinone oxidoreductase subunit I, which produces MFGFLKKVGDYTRDAVGAANYLTQGLSVTFDHLRRRPITVQYPYEKLIPSERYRGRIHYEFDKCIACEVCVRVCPINLPVVDWVMNKATKKKELRNYSIDFGVCIFCGNCVEYCPTNCLSMTEEYELAAFDRHSLNYDNVALGRLPTSVTSDPAVIPLRELAYLPKGEMDPHGVDPSRPRAGQLPSQVQTAPAASSEENA; this is translated from the coding sequence ATGTTCGGGTTTCTCAAGAAAGTCGGTGACTACACCCGCGATGCGGTGGGTGCGGCCAACTACCTCACCCAGGGCCTGTCGGTCACGTTCGACCACCTGCGCCGCCGGCCGATCACGGTGCAATACCCCTACGAGAAGCTGATCCCCTCGGAGCGCTACAGGGGCCGGATCCACTACGAATTCGACAAGTGCATCGCCTGTGAGGTGTGTGTGCGCGTCTGCCCGATCAATCTGCCGGTGGTGGATTGGGTGATGAACAAGGCCACCAAGAAGAAGGAACTGCGCAACTACTCGATCGATTTCGGGGTGTGCATCTTCTGCGGCAATTGCGTGGAGTACTGCCCCACCAACTGCCTCTCGATGACTGAGGAATACGAGCTGGCGGCCTTCGATCGCCACAGTCTTAATTACGACAACGTGGCCCTGGGCCGTCTGCCCACCAGCGTGACCAGTGATCCGGCGGTGATCCCCCTGCGGGAGCTGGCCTACCTGCCCAAGGGTGAAATGGATCCCCACGGTGTGGATCCCAGCCGCCCGCGCGCCGGTCAACTGCCCTCCCAGGTGCAGACTGCCCCTGCCGCTTCGAGCGAGGAGAACGCCTGA
- a CDS encoding NADH-quinone oxidoreductase subunit J has translation MTIASSTQLICFTVLSAVVAIGALGVVLLPNIVYSAFLLGGVFLSVAGLYLLLNASFVAAAQVLVYVGAVNVLILFAIMLVNKKENLAAIPGLALRRLLSGAVCAGLFALLLRVAFTTPWATPGPEPVGEEATIRIGEHLFSDYLLPFELASVLLLMAMIGAIVLARRDVLASDISTGEPADQGLIEKSRTPLLLEKTNA, from the coding sequence ATGACCATCGCCTCCTCCACCCAGCTGATCTGCTTCACGGTGCTGTCGGCCGTTGTGGCCATCGGCGCCCTGGGCGTGGTGCTGCTGCCCAACATCGTGTATTCGGCCTTCCTGCTGGGGGGCGTCTTCCTCTCGGTGGCGGGCCTCTACCTGCTGCTCAATGCCAGTTTTGTGGCCGCCGCCCAGGTGCTGGTGTACGTGGGCGCGGTGAATGTGCTGATCTTGTTCGCGATCATGCTCGTGAACAAGAAGGAAAACCTGGCGGCCATCCCCGGACTGGCCCTGCGCCGTCTCCTCTCGGGTGCCGTCTGCGCCGGCCTGTTCGCGCTGCTGCTGCGGGTGGCCTTCACCACCCCCTGGGCTACGCCTGGGCCTGAACCGGTGGGTGAGGAAGCCACGATTCGCATCGGCGAGCACCTCTTCAGCGACTATCTGCTCCCCTTTGAGCTGGCTTCGGTGCTGCTGCTGATGGCGATGATCGGTGCCATCGTTTTGGCGCGCCGCGACGTGCTCGCGTCCGACATCAGCACGGGCGAGCCTGCCGACCAGGGCCTGATTGAGAAGTCCCGCACCCCTCTGCTGCTGGAGAAAACCAACGCATGA
- the nuoK gene encoding NADH-quinone oxidoreductase subunit NuoK encodes MNLELPTTVPLQAYLALAAILFCTGVWGLINSRNAVRVLMSIELMLNAVNINLMAFSSYLDGQLIRGQVFTIFVITVAAAEAAVGLAILLSLYRNRETVDMERFNLLRW; translated from the coding sequence ATGAACCTCGAGCTGCCCACCACCGTGCCCCTGCAGGCCTATCTGGCCCTGGCGGCGATTCTGTTTTGTACAGGCGTTTGGGGCTTGATCAACAGCCGCAACGCCGTGCGCGTGCTGATGAGCATCGAATTGATGCTCAATGCCGTGAATATCAACCTGATGGCCTTTTCCAGCTACCTCGACGGTCAGCTGATCCGCGGCCAGGTGTTCACCATCTTCGTGATCACCGTGGCCGCTGCTGAAGCGGCCGTGGGTCTGGCAATTCTGCTCTCGCTCTACCGCAACCGTGAGACGGTCGACATGGAGCGCTTCAATCTGCTGCGTTGGTAG
- a CDS encoding NAD(+) kinase, translating to MRLETVWLIHRAASQAALRQARRSAETLREQGVKVAVAMSGATANPFPGLLADEGGPPDLAVVLGGDGTVLGAARHLAPLEVPILCFNVGGHFGFLTHERKLLSQGHGPDGESDLWHRLRDDRFALERRMMLEARTDRSDAVYAALNDFYFRPGLDEVSPTCVLELEIDGEVVDQYRGDGLIISTATGSTGYSMAAGGPILHPGVEAIVVNPICPMSLSSRPVVVPPRAQLAVWPLGEASRRVRLWNDGAHATVLEPGDRCDVSRSPHHALMVLLEQNPSYYRTLSRKLHWAGSLTAAEPSPN from the coding sequence ATGCGCCTTGAGACCGTCTGGTTGATTCACCGGGCCGCCAGCCAGGCGGCCCTGCGCCAAGCTCGGCGCAGTGCGGAAACCCTGCGGGAGCAGGGCGTGAAGGTGGCGGTGGCCATGAGTGGGGCCACCGCCAACCCCTTTCCAGGCCTGTTGGCCGATGAGGGTGGTCCGCCCGATCTGGCGGTGGTGCTCGGCGGCGATGGCACGGTGCTCGGCGCTGCCCGCCACCTGGCGCCGCTGGAGGTGCCGATTCTCTGCTTCAACGTGGGCGGCCATTTCGGCTTTCTCACCCACGAGCGCAAGTTGCTCAGCCAGGGCCACGGCCCCGATGGTGAGAGTGATCTCTGGCATCGCCTGCGCGATGACCGCTTCGCCCTCGAGCGGCGGATGATGCTGGAGGCCCGCACCGATCGCAGCGATGCGGTGTACGCCGCCCTCAACGACTTCTATTTCCGCCCAGGCCTCGATGAGGTGTCGCCCACCTGTGTGCTCGAGCTCGAGATCGATGGTGAGGTGGTGGATCAATACCGCGGCGATGGCCTGATCATCTCCACCGCCACCGGCTCCACCGGCTATTCGATGGCCGCCGGCGGCCCGATCCTGCATCCCGGGGTGGAGGCGATCGTTGTGAATCCGATCTGCCCGATGAGCCTCTCCAGCCGGCCGGTGGTGGTGCCGCCTCGGGCGCAGCTGGCGGTGTGGCCGCTGGGTGAAGCGAGCCGGCGGGTGCGCCTCTGGAACGATGGCGCCCACGCCACGGTGCTGGAGCCCGGCGATCGCTGCGATGTGAGCCGCTCACCCCATCACGCGCTGATGGTGCTGCTGGAGCAGAACCCCTCCTACTACCGCACCTTGAGCCGCAAACTGCACTGGGCCGGCAGCCTCACCGCTGCTGAACCCTCCCCCAACTGA
- a CDS encoding CYTH domain-containing protein: MALEIERRFLVAGECWREHVQWSRRLMQGYLAGSADGLTLRVRSDGLGAAWLTLKLPAEGIARHEFEYSIPAPDAQALLELSEARVLKERFGLDLPGGEWVLDVFAAENAPLVIAEVELTSAQAAVAIPPWCGCEITGISAFSNAALAQRPFQRWNPEEQQPWLLELNPQQA, from the coding sequence ATGGCCCTGGAGATTGAGCGGCGCTTTCTCGTTGCTGGTGAGTGCTGGCGGGAGCATGTGCAGTGGAGCCGGCGCCTGATGCAGGGCTATCTGGCTGGCAGCGCTGATGGCCTCACCTTGCGGGTGCGCAGCGATGGCCTGGGGGCGGCCTGGCTCACCTTGAAACTGCCGGCTGAGGGCATCGCTCGGCATGAATTCGAATACAGCATCCCTGCTCCGGATGCTCAGGCCCTGCTGGAGCTCAGTGAGGCACGGGTGCTGAAGGAGCGCTTTGGCCTTGATCTGCCCGGTGGGGAGTGGGTGCTGGATGTGTTTGCTGCGGAGAATGCCCCGCTGGTGATCGCGGAGGTGGAGCTCACCAGCGCGCAGGCGGCGGTGGCGATCCCGCCCTGGTGCGGTTGCGAGATCACCGGAATCAGTGCCTTCAGCAACGCTGCTTTGGCCCAGCGGCCCTTTCAGCGCTGGAATCCAGAGGAACAACAGCCGTGGCTGCTGGAACTGAACCCGCAGCAGGCTTAG
- a CDS encoding response regulator transcription factor, giving the protein MDLSERELEIIDLVAQGLTNQEIGERLMISKRTVDNHVSNVFTKTGAKNRVALLNWAMDHGKICRDGFNCCNLPQDDAG; this is encoded by the coding sequence ATGGATCTCTCGGAGCGCGAACTGGAGATCATCGATCTGGTGGCCCAGGGGCTCACCAACCAGGAAATCGGCGAACGGCTGATGATCAGCAAGCGCACCGTGGACAACCACGTGAGCAATGTGTTCACCAAAACCGGTGCGAAAAACCGCGTCGCTCTGCTGAATTGGGCCATGGATCACGGCAAGATCTGCCGCGATGGCTTCAATTGCTGCAACCTGCCTCAGGACGACGCCGGCTGA
- a CDS encoding methylenetetrahydrofolate reductase — translation MMAWHWIQGVLGLQQALEVGSLAITAEVMPPRGGDASSTLAHARALKGRVHAVNVTDGSRAVMRMSSLAVCRLLLDQGIEPVWQIACRDRNRIALQADLLGAHALGIRNVLCLTGDPVRAGDQPGARPVNELESVRLLQQVQALNQGLDPVQGALADGPTALFAGAAADPQSPSWSGLKSRIARKHAAGARFLQTQMVMDGECLKRFVGEITGPLGLPVLAGVFLLKSAKNAAFINRVVPGANIPQAIIDRLAVAANPADEGISIAAEQVASYAGIAQGVHLMAVKAEERIPLILERAGLSSRC, via the coding sequence ATGATGGCCTGGCATTGGATCCAGGGCGTTTTGGGGCTGCAGCAGGCACTGGAGGTGGGCTCCCTCGCCATCACGGCAGAGGTGATGCCGCCCCGCGGTGGTGACGCCAGCAGCACCCTGGCCCATGCCCGGGCCCTCAAGGGCCGGGTGCATGCCGTGAACGTGACCGATGGCAGTCGCGCCGTGATGCGGATGAGCAGCCTGGCGGTATGCCGGCTGCTGCTGGATCAGGGCATCGAGCCGGTGTGGCAGATCGCTTGCCGTGATCGCAACCGCATCGCCCTGCAGGCGGATCTGCTGGGGGCCCATGCCCTGGGCATCCGCAACGTGCTTTGCCTCACCGGCGACCCGGTGCGGGCCGGCGATCAGCCTGGAGCACGGCCCGTGAACGAACTGGAATCGGTGCGGTTGCTGCAGCAGGTGCAGGCACTCAACCAGGGCCTCGATCCGGTGCAGGGCGCCTTGGCCGATGGCCCTACGGCGTTATTTGCCGGCGCCGCGGCGGATCCCCAGAGCCCCAGCTGGAGTGGCCTCAAGAGCCGCATCGCTCGCAAACATGCCGCCGGTGCCCGCTTCCTGCAAACCCAGATGGTGATGGATGGGGAGTGCCTCAAGCGTTTCGTGGGCGAGATCACCGGGCCCCTTGGCCTGCCGGTGCTGGCGGGGGTGTTTCTGCTGAAGTCGGCGAAGAACGCCGCGTTTATCAACCGCGTGGTGCCTGGCGCCAACATCCCCCAGGCAATCATCGATCGCCTCGCCGTCGCCGCCAATCCCGCGGATGAGGGCATCAGCATCGCTGCCGAGCAGGTGGCCTCCTACGCCGGCATTGCTCAGGGCGTGCATCTGATGGCCGTGAAGGCCGAGGAGCGCATTCCCTTGATCCTGGAGCGTGCGGGGCTTAGCTCGCGTTGCTGA
- a CDS encoding NDP-sugar synthase, giving the protein MKAMILAAGKGTRVRPITHIVPKPMIPILQKPVMEFLLELLREHGFTEIMVNVSHLAEEIENYFRDGQRFGVEIAYSFEGRIEDGQLIGDALGSAGGLKKIQTFQRFFDDTFVVLCGDALIDLDLSEAVRRHKAKGAMASLITKRVPRDQVSSYGVVVTDDDGRVRSFQEKPSVDEAASDMINTGIYIFEPEVLDYVPDGVPFDIGSDLFPRLVADNAAFYALPMEFEWVDIGKVPDYWQAIRSVLQGQVRQVQIPGKEVRPGIFAGLNVAANWDKIKVEGPIYVGGMSKIEDGATIIGPAMIGPSCHICEGATIDNSIIFDYSRIGPGVRLVEKLVFGRYCVDRNGDHFDLQEAALDWLITDVRRQDHVSPSPQQKAMAELLGTDLAISNAS; this is encoded by the coding sequence ATGAAGGCGATGATCCTGGCGGCCGGTAAGGGGACGCGGGTGCGACCGATCACCCACATCGTCCCCAAACCGATGATTCCGATCCTGCAGAAACCCGTGATGGAGTTTCTGCTCGAGTTGCTGCGGGAACACGGCTTCACCGAAATCATGGTGAACGTCTCCCACCTCGCCGAGGAGATCGAGAACTACTTCCGCGATGGCCAGCGCTTCGGCGTGGAGATCGCTTACAGCTTTGAAGGCCGCATTGAAGACGGCCAGCTGATTGGCGATGCCCTGGGCTCCGCCGGCGGCCTCAAAAAGATCCAGACCTTCCAGCGCTTCTTCGACGACACCTTTGTGGTGCTGTGCGGAGATGCCCTGATCGATCTCGATTTGAGCGAGGCGGTGCGCCGCCATAAGGCCAAAGGGGCCATGGCCAGCCTGATCACCAAGCGGGTGCCGCGCGATCAGGTGAGCAGCTACGGCGTGGTCGTCACCGACGACGACGGCCGGGTGCGCTCCTTCCAGGAGAAGCCGTCGGTGGATGAGGCCGCCAGCGACATGATCAACACCGGCATCTACATCTTCGAGCCGGAGGTGCTCGACTACGTGCCGGATGGCGTGCCGTTTGACATCGGCTCCGATCTCTTCCCGCGACTGGTGGCCGACAACGCCGCCTTCTACGCCCTACCCATGGAATTCGAGTGGGTGGACATCGGCAAAGTGCCCGACTACTGGCAGGCGATCCGCAGCGTGCTGCAGGGCCAGGTGCGGCAGGTGCAGATCCCTGGCAAGGAGGTGCGGCCCGGCATCTTTGCCGGCCTCAACGTGGCCGCCAACTGGGACAAGATCAAGGTGGAAGGCCCGATCTACGTGGGCGGTATGAGCAAGATCGAAGACGGCGCCACGATCATTGGCCCCGCGATGATCGGCCCCAGCTGCCACATCTGCGAGGGCGCCACGATCGATAACTCGATCATCTTCGATTACTCCCGCATCGGCCCCGGCGTTCGGCTGGTGGAGAAGCTGGTGTTCGGCCGCTACTGCGTGGACCGCAACGGCGATCACTTCGACCTGCAGGAGGCCGCCCTCGACTGGCTGATCACCGACGTGCGCCGCCAGGACCATGTGAGCCCCTCACCCCAGCAGAAAGCGATGGCCGAGTTGCTGGGCACCGACCTGGCGATCAGCAACGCGAGCTAA
- a CDS encoding segregation/condensation protein A, producing MATDGARLAIRLLQDAAERGDLDPWDVDVIAVVDGFLDQLRQRIEVPRLVAAMGRGGSYEQDLAETSEAFLAASMLVSLKAEVLEAQTFPPEPLLDDDFSFDFDAEGQGWLLSPGVELPRRPERHLLRRPVAPPPLQRPVTLGELIRQLEDIAERLEQEEGQRVKRQRSKRYSDRAVIEQVAALAHREKLPETTAALSQFLLQWPQSLEWTCFEGLVEAWAAVAPEDLDSDRVGVFWALLFLCSQGKVELEQQGGLFGPLQLKRLLDERESVQLPLPAELGSARGPAREPLAA from the coding sequence GTGGCCACAGATGGCGCCAGACTGGCCATCCGCCTGTTGCAAGACGCCGCTGAACGGGGCGATCTGGATCCCTGGGATGTGGATGTGATCGCCGTTGTGGACGGCTTTCTCGATCAATTACGCCAGCGGATTGAAGTGCCACGGCTGGTGGCCGCCATGGGGCGCGGCGGCAGTTACGAACAGGATCTGGCCGAAACCAGCGAGGCCTTCCTGGCCGCCTCGATGCTGGTGAGTCTGAAGGCGGAGGTGCTGGAGGCACAAACCTTTCCGCCCGAACCCCTTCTCGACGACGACTTCAGCTTTGACTTCGATGCCGAAGGCCAGGGCTGGCTGCTCAGTCCGGGCGTGGAGCTCCCCAGGCGGCCGGAGCGCCACCTGCTGCGCCGGCCCGTGGCGCCGCCCCCCCTGCAGCGACCGGTGACCCTCGGCGAACTGATCCGCCAGCTCGAAGACATTGCCGAGCGGCTGGAGCAGGAAGAGGGGCAGCGGGTCAAACGCCAGCGCAGCAAGCGCTACAGCGACCGGGCGGTGATCGAGCAAGTGGCGGCCCTGGCCCACCGCGAAAAGCTGCCGGAAACCACCGCGGCCCTGAGCCAGTTCCTCCTGCAGTGGCCCCAGTCGCTGGAGTGGACCTGCTTCGAAGGGCTGGTGGAGGCCTGGGCCGCCGTGGCCCCCGAGGATCTCGACAGCGACCGGGTGGGTGTGTTCTGGGCGCTGCTGTTCCTCTGCTCCCAGGGGAAGGTGGAGCTGGAGCAGCAAGGCGGGCTGTTTGGCCCGCTCCAGCTCAAACGGCTGCTCGACGAGCGTGAGAGCGTGCAATTACCCCTGCCTGCGGAGCTGGGGTCAGCTCGGGGGCCGGCTCGAGAGCCGCTGGCGGCCTAG
- a CDS encoding lipopolysaccharide assembly protein LapA domain-containing protein produces the protein MKQLNFLLIFSFGLAMVMFTLENTAPTTVQFLPGLSTTLPLAALLLLVGGIGATAAWVFAVWTGVVKRVESQVNPGEAEAQQVRIRELEEDVQRYRAAVDAQLGLLPAAGESTAQSEAA, from the coding sequence ATGAAGCAGCTGAACTTCCTGCTGATCTTCAGCTTCGGCCTGGCCATGGTGATGTTCACCCTGGAGAACACCGCCCCCACCACGGTGCAGTTCCTACCCGGGCTCAGCACCACGCTGCCGCTGGCGGCGTTGCTGTTGCTGGTGGGTGGGATTGGTGCCACAGCAGCCTGGGTGTTCGCCGTGTGGACCGGTGTGGTGAAGCGCGTCGAGAGCCAGGTGAACCCCGGCGAGGCGGAAGCGCAGCAGGTGCGCATCCGCGAACTGGAGGAAGACGTGCAGCGCTACCGCGCGGCCGTGGACGCCCAACTGGGCCTGTTGCCGGCCGCTGGTGAGAGCACCGCCCAAAGCGAAGCGGCCTGA